GTTTCTTATTTGCAGCCTTTACCAACTTCAACCTTGTTGGTTTTGGTGCCTTAGGCTTAATCGCAGCATTAATCTACCTACAATTAAAATACAATAATCAACCACAAGCGCCGATCACACCAGCAGGTGTCGTGTTTGATGATGACGATGATGACTTAGACGCATAGGAGGAAATAAAATGAGTGAAAAATTATTAACTAAAAAAGAATTAACAAGTATGTTTCTCCGTTCAAATTTCCTACTTGGGTCTTTCAACTTTGAACGTGTACAATCGCTAGGGTTCTGTTATGTCATGATTCCAGCCTTGAAAAAAATCTACCCACCAGGTCCAGAACGTGATGATGCCTTGGCGCGTCACTTAGAATGGTTTAATACACAACCTTGGTTGACAGCACCAATTTTCGGTGTGACAGCAGCCATGGAAGAAGAAAAATCAAAAGGTAGAGATATCGACGGTTCAGCGATTCAAGCCATGAAAATTGGTTTGATGGGACCGATGGCCGGTGTTGGGGATCCTATTTTCTGGGGCACAGCACGTCCAGTATTTGCAGCCCTCGGTGCTTCTCTAGCCTTGACAGGATCATTAGCAGGCCCACTCCTCTTCTTCGTCTTGATTAATGCTTTACGCCTGACAGTCAAATATTTTGGTCTCTTCTATGGCTATGAAAAAGGCTTAGAAATTATCAAAGATATGGCTGGTGGCCGGATCAAGAAATTGACAGAAGGTGCCTCAATCGTTGGGTTGTTTGTCATGGGTGCTTTGATTAGCAAATGGACAAACATCAATATCGTCTTACAAGCAACTAAAATGAAAGATGCTGCTGGTAAAGTGAAAATCCAATCTGTTCAAAATGTATTAGACAGCATCATGCCTGGTATGTTAGCACTTGGCTTGACTTTGTTTGTCGCTTGGTTACTCAAAAAAGGTGTCAACCCACTATTGATCATCATCGTGATCTTTATCGTTGGTATCCTAGGTTACGCTGGTGGCGTGTTGGGATAAGCGGATTATCCAAATTTTATATACCTGTTAATAGCGTTGCTGACTACTATGGTCGCAACGCTATTTTTATGTCGTAAAACAGATAAAGCAGTTACACCACTAGGCGTTTAGCCTGTTGGTTTAAATAATAAGGATAGGCTACAAAAATCCAGATTTTTAAACCTTATGTTTTGTGAATAATCAATATTTTTGTAAAATAAAGTGTAGTCTGTTTATTGGCATTTATTAGACTTAATTAATAAAAAATCGCTTGGTCTTGTAGGCTATTGCCTTGCATACGATAAAAGAGTAGACCAGATAAGTAAGGGGACAAGATGATTGAAGTGAAGCATTTATCCAAACAGTATGCCAATCATCTGGCATTAGATGACTTGTCCTTTTCGGTTGCTAAAAATGAGATTCTAGGGATTGTTGGTAAAAGTGGATCTGGTAAATCGACCTTGTTAAAACTGATAAACCTGATGGAGATACCAACAAGTGGTCAGATCGTAATTGATGGTCAGTCGACAGATCAGCTAAGTAACAAACAGATGGCCCAATACAAAGCAAAAATCGGTATGGTCTTTCAACACTATAACTTGTTAGCTAATAAGACGGTTGCGCAAAATGTCGCCCTGCCCTTGAGGCTAGTCGGTAAAAAAGAGATGGACCGTGTTGCAAGTTTACTTTCCTTTGTTGGGATGGGGGAGAAGGCGGATGCTTATCCTGCGGATTTATCTGGCGGGGAACAGCAACGGGTGGCGATTGCTAGGGCTTTAGTCAGGCAGCCTGAAATTTTATTATGTGATGAAGCAACCAGCTCGCTAGATGAGGAAAACACGGCAGCTATCTTGCGCTTACTAAAAAACAGTCATGACACGTTTGGCATTACGATTTTTTTTGTCAGTCATGACCTGGCAACCGTTAAGCAACTTTGTGAGCGTGTGCTCGTCCTAGAAGCGGGTCACTTACTGGGAACAGTCGACAATCAGCCGCACCTGGCAGCCGAAGCTACCATGTCCTATCTGGAAAAAGTGCAAAGGAGGCTTGCTAGATGAGCTTCATGACATCGATTCAGTACTACTTGCCAGAGCTGATACTAGCACTTAAAGAAACTGGTATCATGATGGGCATTGCCATGACGAGCTGTTTGCTGATTGGCTTGCCTTTAGGGATTGCCATGTTTGACGCCAATCCACAGATTCAGGGGAAGCGTACTATCAGGTATTGGCTATTTAATTTTATCGTGACTTTTGTCAGGTCATTTCCTTATTTGCTGTTTGTCATCACCTTAATTCCCCTGACACGGTTTTTACTGGGGAGAGCCTTTGGTCCTTATCCTGCCTCTTTTTCCTTAAGTCTTATCGGGATTGTCATCTTTGCAAGGTTAGTCGAGCAGGTATTGCTTGATGTCCCTGTCGCAACCAGGGAGCTAGCTAGTGCATTAGGTGCGACGAAGTGGCAATATATCTGGCATTTTTTATTGGCTGAGGCTAGGAGTGGCTTAGTATTGGGGTATACGACGGCAGTCGTCAGTCTCGTCTCCTACTCGACCGTTATGGGAATCATTGGTGGTGGTGGTATTGGCAGTTTTGCGCTCATATACGGCTATCAAAGTTATCAATACGGTATTATGGGACTTGCTATCGCGATTATGATTTTTCTTGTCTTCATCATTCAGATGATAGGTAACCAGGTGGCATACAAATTAGATAAACGCAAGTGATCTAGGTAATAAAGGAGTGCTATAGCATTCTAGTCTATAAAATAGGCTAGTAGTACTCGAATATATATAAATAATAAACAAGAATGGGAGTTTTAAAAATGAAAAAATGGGTTGTAGCAGTTGCAGTAGCAGGGTTAGGTCTTTCTTTGGCCGCATGTGGGACAAGTAAGGACAAAACCACCAGCAGTAAAAGTAGTGGCGATAAGTCTGACAAGGTGATTACCGTTGCTAGTCAGACAACACCGATGACAGATGTGGTTAAGCTAGCGGCTAAAGTCGCTAAAGCTGATGGTTGGGATATCAAACTTGTTCAAGTCACTGATAATGTTGCCTATAATGACATGGTTTCAAGTGGAGAAGCTGATGCGAGTTTTGCTGAGCACAAACCTTACATGACAAAATATAATAAAGAAAAACAAGCTAAATTAGTTGCCATCCAACCGATATATAACGCCAAGGTCGGTTTCTATTCTAAGGCGTATAAAACCATTGATAAGATTCCTGATGGGAGTAAGGTAGCGATACCAAATGACCCATCAAATCAAGGACGTGCTCTAGCGATTCTTGCTGAACAAAAATTAATAACCTTAACTGCTGGCGTTGGGGCTAATGGGACGATAAAAGATGTGACGGCCAATCCAAAACATCTAGAGTGGTTACAAGTAGACTTATTGAATTTATCAGAGGCTTATAGTGAGCCTGGTGTAGCACTTGTTTATAACTACCCAACCTACATCGCTAAACTTGGATTAAAACCATCTGACGCCCTATTTTTAGAAAAGAAGATTGATGATCGCTTTGCCATTCAAGTTGTTGCACGAGAAGATAATGAGAAATCAGATAAAATCAAGGCACTTAAAAAAGCAATGACAAGTGAAAAAGTTCGTGACTTTTTAGAAAAAGAACATAGCGCAACTTTGATCCCAGCTTTTTAATCAGAGGCTCCCTGTATGAGCAACAGTGATTCATAAAAATAAGCCATCGTCGTAAAGGACAATGGCTTATTTTGGTTCTGTATAATCTACGGTGGGAGAAATAATGCCTTCATCGTTTTTTTGTAACTGCTAGATGACGGGGAGTTCTTTTTCGCTTTTCTTTCTCAAATCCTTGGTAATTTGAAAATAACTTGGGACAAGGATGACCACACTGCCTATCCAAGCGGCAGGGCTTGAGAATAGGACACCGATTAGGCCGACTGTGACCAGACTGAGGACAGAGACACCAGCACGCATGAGGAGCTCAGCTACACCAGCTAAGGTAGGGACTAGACTGTTACCATAGCCTTGGATAAAGGAGCGCACCACGAATAGGATGGCTAAAAGCCAATAGAAGGCCCCATTTACTAGATAGTAGTCAAAGGCTAAGTGAATAATGTTTGTTTCCTTGGCACTGATAAATAATCCGGAGAAAAATTGGTTAAAGATAAGCAGGACAACTGTAAACAAAATCCCCCAGATGACATTGATAATAACCGAGTGCTTTAAGCCAACAAGCATGCGCTTGTACTGTCTAGCACCGAAATTTTGTGCAGTAAAGGTCGTCACAGCAAGCCCTAGACTAATCATCGGTAGCATGGCAAGCTGGTCAATCTGTCTGCCGATGGCTTGCATGGCGACGACATCTGTACCTAGTTTATTCAGGACAATCTGTAAGGTTAAGCTGCCTAAGGCGATGATGCTAGATTGGAAGCCCATAGGGTAGCCTAAGGCTGAATGCTTTTTAATCTCTGCTTTATCTAAGCTTAAATGCCGTTTCTTAACATGTAAGAGTGGCATTTTTAGCTTGATAAAAATAATCAGGTAAATCACAGAAAATGCTTGGGCGATAATCGTTGCGATACCAGCACCGAAAACCCCTGCGTGCAGGCCAAGTATGAAGACAAACTCTAAAATAATATTGAGGATAGTAGAGATGATAAGAGCGATTAAGGGTGTTTTAGAGTCTCCTATGGCGCGCAGCACGTTTGATAAGTAATTAAATAAGACGGTGAAAATCAGACCACCAAAAATAGCTTTCAAAAAGTCGTGTGCATCATAGATTAAGGCTTGGGGGGTCTGCATCCATTGAAGTAAAGGAAATGAAAACAGGTAGGCTACGATAGTCAGACCAATGGCCGTGACTAAAGTCAAGAAAAGGCCGATAATAAATGATTTTTTAACGCCTTCAGTATCGTTGGCACCAAATCTTTGTGAGATAATGATTGAAAAGCCACTGGTAATCCCAATCGCAAATCCCATCACTAAAAAGTTCAAGGCACTTGTCGCACCAACAGCTGCAAAGGCATCTTTCCCAAGTGTATGGCCAACGATGATGGCATCAATAAAGTTATAAAACAGCTGAAATAAATTGCCTAAGAGTAGTGGGAAAGTAAATAATAAAATGACTTTGATCGGTGTTCCTTTTGTTAAATCTATCATGATAAATATGACTGTGAATCAGGTAGCGTAATCAGCCATCCACAGCCAGGGTATCCTTTCTATATCACTATGATCGTATGCTAAATAGGCAACACACGTTGAAAATGAAATCGTTTTCTGATGAATATCTATAGTTTAACACAAAAAAAGAGATCGTGGCAGGGGATATTAGAAAAAACAGACATCATTTGAACAATAAAAAAACAAAACAGACTTAGAAAGTTTGCTTTGTTTTTTCGCTAAGCACGATCAAATGAACGTCCTTAGGTTTATTTGAAACTAGGAATTAACGTGTAACGTTAACAGCTTGTAATCCACGAGCGCCATCTTCAACGTCGTAGTTTACTGCTTGACCTTCTTCAAGAGTTTTGAATCCGTCTGTTTGGATAGCTGAGAAATGTACGAAAACATCTTTTCCGTCTTGACCAGTGATGAAACCGAAGCCTTTTTCAGCGTTAAACCATTTAACTGTACCTTGTGCCATTTTGAATCTCCTTCGCCCATGAGGGCATTTTAATTTTGTGTAAATCTGAAACCGCTTAGAAAGGATGAAACAAAATGAACCAAACTTTTTAAATCGTGAACAAACTACCCTTTTATGTTATCATAAATCATATGAAAAAGAAAGCAGAAATACGAAAAAAAATGAAAGTTTTCTTAAAAAACTTTAATTTAGCTGAAAAACATGATCAAACAACACGGATTGTTGACAAGTTTTTGGCATCTGAGCAGTATAAGCAAGCCGAAGTGATTGCTGTTTTCCTACCGATGTCCTTTGAGTTCGATATGACAAGAATTTTATCAGATCAAACCAAACGGCTCGTGATTCCTAAAACGCTAGCTCATTACCAGATGATCTTCACCGATTATGACCCAGATAACCTCATCATGACAGCATTTGGGGTTCAAGAGTCGCGTGATACGCTCAGTATTACTCCAGATTTAATCATCGTTCCGGGATTAGCTTGGTCTAATGCAGGTTATCGCATTGGCTTTGGTGGTGGCTATTATGATCGATACCTAGCAAATTTTAAGGGAGACACGGTAAGCTTTGTTTATGACTTTCAAATCATACCTGATTTCCAACCAGATTCGTTTG
The DNA window shown above is from Lactococcus paracarnosus and carries:
- a CDS encoding mannose/fructose/sorbose PTS transporter subunit IID — encoded protein: MSEKLLTKKELTSMFLRSNFLLGSFNFERVQSLGFCYVMIPALKKIYPPGPERDDALARHLEWFNTQPWLTAPIFGVTAAMEEEKSKGRDIDGSAIQAMKIGLMGPMAGVGDPIFWGTARPVFAALGASLALTGSLAGPLLFFVLINALRLTVKYFGLFYGYEKGLEIIKDMAGGRIKKLTEGASIVGLFVMGALISKWTNINIVLQATKMKDAAGKVKIQSVQNVLDSIMPGMLALGLTLFVAWLLKKGVNPLLIIIVIFIVGILGYAGGVLG
- a CDS encoding methionine ABC transporter ATP-binding protein; protein product: MIEVKHLSKQYANHLALDDLSFSVAKNEILGIVGKSGSGKSTLLKLINLMEIPTSGQIVIDGQSTDQLSNKQMAQYKAKIGMVFQHYNLLANKTVAQNVALPLRLVGKKEMDRVASLLSFVGMGEKADAYPADLSGGEQQRVAIARALVRQPEILLCDEATSSLDEENTAAILRLLKNSHDTFGITIFFVSHDLATVKQLCERVLVLEAGHLLGTVDNQPHLAAEATMSYLEKVQRRLAR
- a CDS encoding methionine ABC transporter permease translates to MSFMTSIQYYLPELILALKETGIMMGIAMTSCLLIGLPLGIAMFDANPQIQGKRTIRYWLFNFIVTFVRSFPYLLFVITLIPLTRFLLGRAFGPYPASFSLSLIGIVIFARLVEQVLLDVPVATRELASALGATKWQYIWHFLLAEARSGLVLGYTTAVVSLVSYSTVMGIIGGGGIGSFALIYGYQSYQYGIMGLAIAIMIFLVFIIQMIGNQVAYKLDKRK
- a CDS encoding MetQ/NlpA family ABC transporter substrate-binding protein, which encodes MKKWVVAVAVAGLGLSLAACGTSKDKTTSSKSSGDKSDKVITVASQTTPMTDVVKLAAKVAKADGWDIKLVQVTDNVAYNDMVSSGEADASFAEHKPYMTKYNKEKQAKLVAIQPIYNAKVGFYSKAYKTIDKIPDGSKVAIPNDPSNQGRALAILAEQKLITLTAGVGANGTIKDVTANPKHLEWLQVDLLNLSEAYSEPGVALVYNYPTYIAKLGLKPSDALFLEKKIDDRFAIQVVAREDNEKSDKIKALKKAMTSEKVRDFLEKEHSATLIPAF
- a CDS encoding MATE family efflux transporter is translated as MIDLTKGTPIKVILLFTFPLLLGNLFQLFYNFIDAIIVGHTLGKDAFAAVGATSALNFLVMGFAIGITSGFSIIISQRFGANDTEGVKKSFIIGLFLTLVTAIGLTIVAYLFSFPLLQWMQTPQALIYDAHDFLKAIFGGLIFTVLFNYLSNVLRAIGDSKTPLIALIISTILNIILEFVFILGLHAGVFGAGIATIIAQAFSVIYLIIFIKLKMPLLHVKKRHLSLDKAEIKKHSALGYPMGFQSSIIALGSLTLQIVLNKLGTDVVAMQAIGRQIDQLAMLPMISLGLAVTTFTAQNFGARQYKRMLVGLKHSVIINVIWGILFTVVLLIFNQFFSGLFISAKETNIIHLAFDYYLVNGAFYWLLAILFVVRSFIQGYGNSLVPTLAGVAELLMRAGVSVLSLVTVGLIGVLFSSPAAWIGSVVILVPSYFQITKDLRKKSEKELPVI
- a CDS encoding cold-shock protein, which codes for MAQGTVKWFNAEKGFGFITGQDGKDVFVHFSAIQTDGFKTLEEGQAVNYDVEDGARGLQAVNVTR
- a CDS encoding 5-formyltetrahydrofolate cyclo-ligase; the protein is MKKKAEIRKKMKVFLKNFNLAEKHDQTTRIVDKFLASEQYKQAEVIAVFLPMSFEFDMTRILSDQTKRLVIPKTLAHYQMIFTDYDPDNLIMTAFGVQESRDTLSITPDLIIVPGLAWSNAGYRIGFGGGYYDRYLANFKGDTVSFVYDFQIIPDFQPDSFDIVISSLFKV